From the Candidatus Omnitrophota bacterium genome, the window GCGGAGGACCTCCAAAAAACCCGAAAAAACGGATTTCGTGATTTTCATTCTATCATCATAATATATGCTTGTCAAAGCAAAAATCCTGTTGTAATGCGCGGTATTGGGGGTATAATATCTTTGTGAGGGGATGAAAATGGGCTGGGGCGGAATCGATACAAGAAGGGGCGCGCGCGTCGTCTTCGAATGCGTCGTCATCGTCAAGAAAAAAGAGACCAGCCTTGTCTTCAGGACCCAGACCGAGAACATCTCTACCGGCGGGATCTGTGTCATACTCGAGAAAGGGTTATTGAGGAATACCCCGGTTGACGTAGAAATTTTCCTTGCCGATGACCCGGTCCCGTTAGCATGCGGCGGCAAAGTCGCATGGGTCATGCGGCGCAACGAATACGCAAAGAAGAAACCCGCGCAGTTTGATACGGGAATAGAATTTACCGATATCACGGACGAGGATAAAGGCCGTATAAAGCGGATCATCGAGGAGTTGCTGGAATATTAACTTGACTTTTGTTTTTGAGGGGTAGATAATGATTACAACTGAAAAAGGAGGACGAGAACTGATCTTTAAAAAAAGATAGGGGGGTGAGGGGGATGAGTGAGAAACGGAAATTTATGCGTTTTGATGTGGCCGTTGAAGTGGAGTATATGGTTCCCGGAAATGGCGCCCCGATAGAAGGCATCTCCGTTACGCGCAACCTGAGCCGCGAAGGGATGCAGATCACCGTAAACAGCAAACTCGTTCCGGGCACCGAGTTAGAGATCAAGTTGAGGATCCCCGAGGATATGGCTCCTGTGTACGCGAAAGGAGACCTTGTCTGGGTGGAGAAATCAGAGATCAAGACCGAATCCTCCGCCGGGGTGAAGTTCTCCCAGATGTCGCCTTTTGACAGGAACCGCATACTGGACCACGTTTATAAAGAGTGGGTGGAAGAACAGATCGGCCAGAACGCAGCACAACCGCGGAACAAGTAAAATATAAACTTATGTCAAGGCCAAAGTCCGAAAGAAGAAAACATCCGCGTGTCGATGAGAAAGTGCCTCTAAAGATAAAAGATGAAGGCTTCGACACGATAAGCGTAACAAAAAATATCAGCTGTTCAGGCGTTTTTTGCCAGGTTGACGGTTATTTCCCGCTTTTATCAAAAGTCAAGATCGTGCTCCTGCTCCCTTCCGAAGAAAAATCAAAGGCGCATCCCATACATATAGAGGGCGTTGTCGTCCGTTCGGAACCGGTAAAATCCCCGTCGAATCCCAATTGCAGGAACATAGGCGTCTTCTTCAGCAGGATCAAGAAACAGGATATGGTTAAGATAACCGGCTATATCAATTCCATCCTGGCCAAGAGGATGGTAATAATAAATTAAAACTTTGTTGTACGGAATCCTGCGCCCGATCGGGTGGTTGATCTGCAGGATTTTTTTCTGCCTGAAAGTCAAGGGCGTAGAGAATATCCCCGCCGAAGGCAAAGTCATAATAGCCGCCAATCACTCCAGCTACCTGGATCCCGTCGCGATCGCAGCCGTTGTCCCCAGGCAGATAAAATGGATAGTCCGGAAAGACGTCTATGATGTTTGGTGGCTGAGGCCTTTGTTCGCTTCGACAGGCATGATAAGGGAGAACGGTTCGGTCGGGAAGGCCATAGACCTGCTCGGGAAAGGCGGGGCTTTAGGAGTATTCCCGGAGGGATCCAGGAGTTACGACGGAAGGCTCGGCGCGGGCAGGAGAGGCGCGGCCATTATGGCGTTAAGATCGGGCGCGCCGGTCGTACCGTGCGCGGTCAAGGGCGCTTTCAAGGCCTATCCGCGCAATTCCGTATTGCCGAAGCCCTGTCCCGTAGAAATAATAATAGGAAAAGCTATCGAACCGGGAAGGATGGATGAGCCGGACGATCGGACGGTCGATTCTTTACTGGCAGGGATAATGAAGGCGATCCAGTCGCTGATGGAGCAATAGTAGTATTGACTTTACCTGCGGCCGTGATATAATTGTATCGGAAAAGATATCTACCCTATCCGTGTTAGGGTTGGCGCAATGATCAGCAAAGTCGTATAAGGGGTTTGGAGTTCGGATACCTTTCGGGGTATTCGACAGAACCCCACCTTGAATAAAGGGTCAAGCAGCCAAACCTCACGGTAGGGTTGAGGACTTATTCACGGCCTAGGGTAAACCTAGGCCTTTTTTACGAATAGAAGGAGTTTATTAAATGAGGATAACTAAGGAGAAGGTCTACTTTCATGTGCCTTACAGGATACTCTTAAGCAGCCTCGACTGGATAGCGCAGATCGGGGTGAATTGCGAGATATACGCCAACGGAGAGGCACTGGACAATTATACCGATGATGAGATAGATAAAATAAACGGCGTCTTTGAAAGCCGCGGGATAAAAAAAATAGTGCACGGGCCGTTCCTGGACCTTAATCCGGGAAGCACGGATCCCAAGATAAGGGACCTGACCTACGGGCGTTTTATATCGGCGCTTGATTTTTGCGAGAAACTGAGGGCCAACCACATCGTATTGCATACAGGGCTCGACCCCATCTTTTACAAAGGCGCCTCGCGCATTTTTCTCGACCTCAGCATCCCGGTCTGGAAGGAGGCGATGAAAGCCGCCGAATCAAGGAAGATAGTCATCGCCATAGAAAATTCCGTAGACCCGGATCCCGAAGTGGTTGTGGGGCTGCTGAAGGGGATCAACTCCCCGTCTGTGGAGGCGTGTTTTGACGCCGGCCATTATTACGCGTTCGGCAAGATGTCCCCGTTCGACGCCTTGAAATGGTACCCGGACGGGTCGATAGGCGAATTGCATCTTTCCGACAACAAGGGTGATTTCGATACCCATCTGCCGCTTGGGGACGGTGACCTGGATTTCAAGAGGCTGCTGATCGAAGCCTGGAAGAAAGGCAGGGAGCCGATCATAACTTCCGAGCCCCATTGCAAAGAACATATCGAAAGAAACCTCAAATACCTGCTCTCGCTGGGCCTTTAGAAGAGAGGCTTGGCCTTTTGAAGAGCGGTATGTTATAATAAAAAACGGAGGGATGAAGATGGCTAAAAAAGAGATCAAAGGTGATGTCGCGCTCTTCCCGCTGCCGGTCGTCCTTGTTACCTGCGTCGGAAAGAACGGCAAGCCGAATATCATAACTTTGGCGTGGGCCGGCGTCGTCTGCTCGGAACCGCCGATGGTCTCCATCTCCATAAGGCCGCACCGCCACTCCCACCCGCTGATAAAAGAAACGGGGGAATTTACGGTGAATATCCCAACTTCCGATATAATGAAAGAGACCGATATCTGCGGGATGGTCTCCGGGCGGGACACGGATAAGTTCGCCCTGACGAAGCTTACCCCGGAACCGGCCACGCACGTCAAGTCCCCTCTCATAAAAGAATGCCCTGTAAACCTCGAATGCAAAGTGAAGAACGCGATGCTGCTCGGGACGCACGAGATGTTCCTGGCCGAGGTCGTCGCCGTCCACATAGACGAGTCGGTGATGACGGAGACGGGCAGGATCGATTACGCCAGGGCGAAACCTTTCTCGTATAATTGGGGCGAATACTGGAGCGTTAAAGAGAAGATAGGACACTACGGATGCTCGAAAAAATAATCTTCCGCATCGATAGGATATCCGAGAAGATCAGCGCGGTCTTTGATTATTTCGGCGCGCGGATAAAAAATCTCTTCTTCGGCCATTTCGGGATAAGGCTTACGTACAGGCGCGAGTCGGTAGTCACGCTCATGGTCCTGGCGGCTGTCGTTATCTTTTTTTCTTCCCGGGGCTGGCTTATCTGGATAGGGATATCGGCGATGATGGCCGGCATGTTCCTCTGGCTCATAATCATCTTCTCCTGGACCCTCGACCCGCTGATAGATTACAAGATACGCATCCATAAGATAAAAAGATGGGGGGAGAGGCTGCTTAAATACCTGAGCGGTGAATTCAAGGACCTGGAGAACAGGCACCATATGGAGGCTTACGCCTGGGGCAAGCTCGCTTACTTCGAGGAGCTAAAGAACGAGGTTGCCAATTTCTCGAAGGTCAGCCTGCTCCAGAATTTCCTGGGCAGGTTCTTTTCGACCTTCATGTTCCTGATACTAGGCTACGCCTTCATATACTACGGCCTGCATAAGATCGTAGGTTCAAGCTTCGTTTCGTCCGCGGAACTGGGCGGGTTCGGCCGTTTCGGCTCGATAGCGGATTTTATATATTACAGCGCGATCACTATCGCCACAGTCGGATACGGGGACATCTATCCGGTACATATCCTGGCAAAGTTCTTCGTCGTGACCGAAGTCCTCTACGGCGCGCTCCTGGTCATCTTCCTGATATCATCTTTTACCGCTATATCTATTCCTCTTACCTCGGAAAGGCAGAAGGCGCTGCTCGGCGAGATCGAGAAAGAAATAAAGAACATCGAAAAGGTCTTTGCCGATATCAAACAATTAAGCGGAGGCGACTGATGCCGCCTATCTTTAATAAGGCCTTTGCCGTAATAGCGGCCTCTCTCTTCCTGGCTCTCCAGTCCTCCGGACAGGCCGAAGGGGAGGGCGTCTCCGGCAAAGAACTGGAATTGGGAAATGTGATGGTGACCCTTTACGCCTTAGGGGGGAGCGCGGCCGGCCAAAAGACTTACGGGGAAGAGATATATTTGGCAAAAGGCACACCCCGCCAGGCCCTGATCACCCTTAAACAGGTACTGCTTGAAGGCAATAGGCCTTCCCGGTCGTTTAAGATGAAGGACCAGATCGAGGTCATCGTTTTCAGGGGATCCTTTTTAAAATTAAGTAAGATAGCCATAAAGAAAGTAGTTTTAAAAGGTTCAACCATCGAGGTATATGCGGAATATAAGGACCTTCCCGGCACTGATGTCGCTTCCCAACCCGCGGCTATAATCCCCGCAGGCCAGCTTCCCCCAGGCAAGTATACGGTTATTTTATTCGTAGATAATAACTTACGAAAAAAAGCCGAGTTCAGCGTCTCCCGTTAGTCACCAGCCTAATAATTTGACTTTTGAAGACATTGGTGGCATAATTATAATGATTTAAAAACATGGGAGAAAAAGACATCCAGGACCAATTATTTGATATTATTGAATTTCTTCCAGATGCAACCTTTGTCATAGACATCAATGGCAAAGTCATCGCCTGGAACAAGGCCACCGAGGAGATGACCGGCGTCGCCAAAAGCGAAGTCATCGGCAAGGGAGATTACGCCTACGCCGTCCCTTTCTACGGGGACAGAAGGCCTGTTCTCGTTGACCTCATATTCAAATCCAACCGCGAGATCGAAAGCAAATACGATTACGTAAAACGTGAAGGTAACGTGCTGTACACCGAGGTCTTTTTGCCGTCCCTGAACCACGGCAAGGGTATCTTTGTCTGGGCCAAGGCCTCGCCGCTTTACGACAAGTCGGGCAATCTTACCGGCGCCATAGAATCTATCC encodes:
- a CDS encoding PilZ domain-containing protein, with the translated sequence MGWGGIDTRRGARVVFECVVIVKKKETSLVFRTQTENISTGGICVILEKGLLRNTPVDVEIFLADDPVPLACGGKVAWVMRRNEYAKKKPAQFDTGIEFTDITDEDKGRIKRIIEELLEY
- a CDS encoding PilZ domain-containing protein, whose product is MSEKRKFMRFDVAVEVEYMVPGNGAPIEGISVTRNLSREGMQITVNSKLVPGTELEIKLRIPEDMAPVYAKGDLVWVEKSEIKTESSAGVKFSQMSPFDRNRILDHVYKEWVEEQIGQNAAQPRNK
- a CDS encoding PilZ domain-containing protein, translating into MSRPKSERRKHPRVDEKVPLKIKDEGFDTISVTKNISCSGVFCQVDGYFPLLSKVKIVLLLPSEEKSKAHPIHIEGVVVRSEPVKSPSNPNCRNIGVFFSRIKKQDMVKITGYINSILAKRMVIIN
- a CDS encoding lysophospholipid acyltransferase family protein; this translates as MLYGILRPIGWLICRIFFCLKVKGVENIPAEGKVIIAANHSSYLDPVAIAAVVPRQIKWIVRKDVYDVWWLRPLFASTGMIRENGSVGKAIDLLGKGGALGVFPEGSRSYDGRLGAGRRGAAIMALRSGAPVVPCAVKGAFKAYPRNSVLPKPCPVEIIIGKAIEPGRMDEPDDRTVDSLLAGIMKAIQSLMEQ
- a CDS encoding sugar phosphate isomerase/epimerase family protein, whose amino-acid sequence is MRITKEKVYFHVPYRILLSSLDWIAQIGVNCEIYANGEALDNYTDDEIDKINGVFESRGIKKIVHGPFLDLNPGSTDPKIRDLTYGRFISALDFCEKLRANHIVLHTGLDPIFYKGASRIFLDLSIPVWKEAMKAAESRKIVIAIENSVDPDPEVVVGLLKGINSPSVEACFDAGHYYAFGKMSPFDALKWYPDGSIGELHLSDNKGDFDTHLPLGDGDLDFKRLLIEAWKKGREPIITSEPHCKEHIERNLKYLLSLGL
- a CDS encoding flavin reductase family protein codes for the protein MAKKEIKGDVALFPLPVVLVTCVGKNGKPNIITLAWAGVVCSEPPMVSISIRPHRHSHPLIKETGEFTVNIPTSDIMKETDICGMVSGRDTDKFALTKLTPEPATHVKSPLIKECPVNLECKVKNAMLLGTHEMFLAEVVAVHIDESVMTETGRIDYARAKPFSYNWGEYWSVKEKIGHYGCSKK
- a CDS encoding potassium channel family protein codes for the protein MLEKIIFRIDRISEKISAVFDYFGARIKNLFFGHFGIRLTYRRESVVTLMVLAAVVIFFSSRGWLIWIGISAMMAGMFLWLIIIFSWTLDPLIDYKIRIHKIKRWGERLLKYLSGEFKDLENRHHMEAYAWGKLAYFEELKNEVANFSKVSLLQNFLGRFFSTFMFLILGYAFIYYGLHKIVGSSFVSSAELGGFGRFGSIADFIYYSAITIATVGYGDIYPVHILAKFFVVTEVLYGALLVIFLISSFTAISIPLTSERQKALLGEIEKEIKNIEKVFADIKQLSGGD